One segment of Clavelina lepadiformis chromosome 2, kaClaLepa1.1, whole genome shotgun sequence DNA contains the following:
- the LOC143445465 gene encoding uncharacterized protein LOC143445465 isoform X2, whose protein sequence is MLKVILVLMLVVWGKMTTVAVVDASDMSCFVGTRISSGKNLSVQISDDITSKNCGGNDSVCGSYLYFNKTDDDTVFVQSGRCLSRNETKYHGCGFLKQNSENSLMYKCEYHECDHRTDCNSWILNDIHSNIYFPAYCQLGDRVFSENRTIKISDNLVAWSSCQTGDFCGTFQYLNHTNDETFFVQQSRCVPWYELSSEQNCASLRNEKESLPGDVGYCRFRSCFGYSGACDSGDLYRDPDPCPSMEPGDFPLLPGCSKKTAWNLVTNCINETFGNSLNKSDICRRTDIDSSDLSRLDRCLYSVFHNCLQPACPSVLEAHPRLTEIVQVLENIFDTFLDRRILTAHIREETTIDFEPYTRDICEFVLTDPGQILALFDDVCDDTTLKDLFKWGQEVVEETQKATNYADICAAFKIFDARLLDAANYRCDLDRISDVLQPIASGFGEIIENGIKLFIETQPSHKALECEEVESPLNCHQGYNAFSADKSRFYEGNLTVRACKPKQLCGLTGFINNSEPSKPVFLEVGECVLLDEVNYYNCDRSRELFNLSDESFLNCTFITCNSTRCTASKLTPRPSPTQNVSTPVSPPVSTPVSPPVSLPVSPPVSTPVSPPVSPPVSPPVSTPVSPPVSPPVSTPVSPPVSPPVSPPVSTPVSPPVSTPVSPPVSTPVSPPVSPPVSTPVSPPISPSISPPVSTPVSPPVSPPVSSPVSPPVSPPDCYQLYHSTSACGQRKAWVCDYVQWKYQIITDWLPRFRAYSEKNGIYTGYLPGCPADYPDMCTNYDQRRCAERLGCRACFCADNLYKDLGSLIYRWRNNYYSWQQIMTRYKYALAQTEGENTDEQC, encoded by the exons ATGTTAAAAGTAATCTTAGTGCTAATGTTGGTTGTTTGGGGGAAAATGACGACTGTTGCCGTCGTAG ACGCCTCTGACATGAGCTGCTTCGTTGGTACCAGAATATCTTCTGGCAAAAACCTTAGCGTGCAAATTTCAGATGATATTACATCTAAAAACTGTGGTGGAAATGATTCTGTTTGCGGCAGTTATTTGTACTTCAATAAAACTGATGACGATACAG TTTTCGTGCAGTCAGGTCGATGCTTATCTAGGAACGAGACAAAATATCATGGCTGTGGatttttgaagcaaaattCAGAAAATTCGTTAATGTATAAATGTGAATATCATGAATGCGACCACAGAACAGATTGCAATTCTTGGATTTTGAATGATATACATTCAA ATATTTACTTCCCAGCGTATTGTCAATTGGGAGATCGAGTTTTCAGTGAAAACCGAACCATAAAAATCTCTGACAATTTGGTTGCATGGAGCAGTTGCCAAACTGGTGACTTTTGCGGAACTTTTCAATATCTAAACCACACCAATGATG AAACATTCTTTGTCCAACAATCACGTTGCGTTCCTTGGTATGAATTATCTTCGGAGCAGAATTGTGCGAGTCTTCGAAACGAAAAAGAATCGTTGCCTGGTGATGTTGGATATTGCAGATTTCGATCTTGTTTTGGTTATTCAGGGGCATGTGACTCCGGCGATTTGTACCGAGACCCAGACCCGTGCCCTTCAATGGAACCTGGTG ATTTTCCATTGCTGCCTGGTTGTTCGAAGAAAACTGCCTGGAACTTAGTCACAAATTGTATTAACGAAACATTTGGAAACTCATTAAACAAATCTGATATTTGCAGAAG AACGGACATTGACAGCAGTGATCTAAGTCGTTTAGATCGTTGCCTCTATTCGGTTTTTCATAATTGTCTTCAACCAGCCTGTCCATCTGTATTGGAAGCGCATCCACGTTTAACAGAGATTGTCCAG gttttagaaaatatttttgacacCTTTCTCGATCGGCGAATTCTCACAGCGCACATTCGTGAGGAGACTACAATAGACTTCGAACCTTACACCAGAGACATCTGTGAATTTGTTTTAACTGATCCGGGTCAAATCCTGGCCTTGTTTGATGATGTTTGTGACGACACCACACTCAAAGATCTATTTAAATGGGGCCAAGAAGTGGTTGAAGAAACGCAAAAAGCAACTAATTACGCGGATATATGCGC GGCTTTCAAGATTTTTGACGCACGACTTCTCGATGCCGCCAATTACCGTTGTGACTTGGACAGAATTAGCGACGTCCTTCAACCGATTGCATCCGGTTTCGGTGAGATCATTGAGAACGGAATTAAATTGTTCATCGAAACTCAACCAAGTCACAAAGCTCTAGAATGTGAag AAGTAGAAAGTCCATTAAACTGCCATCAAGGCTACAATGCATTCAGTGCTGATAAGTCAAGGTTTTACGAAGGCAATCTCACGGTGCGTGCATGCAAGCCCAAGCAACTATGCGGCCTGACTGGTTTTATCAACAACAGCGAACCCTCTAAACCAG TTTTCTTGGAGGTAGGAGAATGTGTTCTACTCGATGAAGTGAACTATTACAACTGCGATCGATCTCGTGAATTGTTCAATCTCAGTGATGAAAGTTTTCTTAATTGCACTTTTATTACTTGCAATAGCACCAGATGTACTGCAAGCAAGCTCACTCCAAGACCTTCACCCACCCAGAATG TATCAACGCCAGTATCTCCACCAGTATCAACACCAGTATCTCCACCAGTATCTCTACCAGTATCTCCACCAGTATCAACACCAGTATCTCCACCAGTATCTCCACCAGTATCTCCACCTGTATCAACACCAGTATCTCCACCAGTATCTCCACCAGTATCAACACCAGTATCTCCACCAGTATCTCCACCAGTATCTCCACCAGTATCAACACCAGTATCTCCACCAGTATCAACACCAGTATCTCCACCAGTATCAACACCAGTATCTCCACCAGTATCTCCACCAGTATCAACACCAGTATCTCCACCAATATCTCCATCAATATCTCCACCTGTATCAACACCAGTATCTCCACCAGTATCTCCACCAGTATCTTCACCAGTATCTCCACCAGTATCTCCACCTGACTGCTACCAGTTGTATCATTCGACCAGCGCTTGTGGTCAGAGAAAGGCGTGGGTCTGTGACTATGTACAATGGAAATACCAAATCATAACCGACTGGCTTCCAAGATTCCGGGCTTACAG TGAAAAGAACGGTATCTATACGGGGTATCTCCCAGGATGTCCAGCAGATTATCCAGACATGTGCACCAACTATGATCAGAGGAGATGCGCGGAGAGACTTGGATGCCGGGCGTGCTTCTGTGCTGACAACTTATACAAAG ACTTGGGCAGCCTCATCTACAGGTGGAGAAACAATTATTACTCTTGGCAGCAGATTATGACGCGTTACAAATACGCTTTAGCACAAACTGAAGGGGAGAACACAGACGAACAGTGCTAG
- the LOC143445465 gene encoding uncharacterized protein LOC143445465 isoform X1 — protein sequence MLKIVFVVMLVVWGEMTSVAVVDASDMNCFVGTRISSGKNLSMQISDDLASKSCGGSEFVCGSYLYFNKTDDDTVFVQSGRCISRNETKYHGCGFLIQNTEKSLMYKCEYYECDSGTNCNRRILNDIHSNYYFPASCYLGDRVFSENRTIKYSDNFVDRISCQTGDFCGTFQYLNHTNDETFFVQQSRCIPWSELSSEQNCASLRNEKESLPGDVGYCRFRSCFGVSGACNLVDFVVDPDPCPSLEPGDFPLLPGCSMKTAWNLVTNCINETFGNSLNKSDICRRTDIDSRDLRRLSTCVHLAFHSCLQPACPSVLEAHPRLTEIVQVLEQAFNDLLYIWSNVTALIRQETKLDLEPYTRDICEFVLTDPDQILVLFDDVCDDTTLKDLIKWGQEVVEETQKATNYTDICAAFKIFDARLLDAANYRCDLDRISDVLQPIASGFGEIIENGIKLFIETQPSHKALECEEVESPLNCHQGYNAFSADKSRFYEGNLTVRACKPKQLCGLTGFINNSEPSKPVFLEVGECVLLDEVNYYNCDRSRELFNLSDESFLNCTFITCNSTRCTASKLTPRPSPTQNVSTPVSPPVSTPVSPPVSLPVSPPVSTPVSPPVSPPVSPPVSTPVSPPVSPPVSTPVSPPVSPPVSPPVSTPVSPPVSTPVSPPVSTPVSPPVSPPVSTPVSPPISPSISPPVSTPVSPPVSPPVSSPVSPPVSPPDCYQLYHSTSACGQRKAWVCDYVQWKYQIITDWLPRFRAYSEKNGIYTGYLPGCPADYPDMCTNYDQRRCAERLGCRACFCADNLYKDLGSLIYRWRNNYYSWQQIMTRYKYALAQTEGENTDEQC from the exons ATGTTAAAAATAGTCTTTGTGGTGATGCTGGTTGTTTGGGGGGAAATGACGTCTGTTGCCGTCGTAG ACGCCTCTGACATGAACTGCTTCGTTGGTACCAGAATATCTTCTGGCAAAAACCTTAGTATGCAAATTTCAGATGATCTTGCATCTAAAAGCTGTGGTGGAAGTGAATTTGTTTGTGGCAGTTATTTGTACTTCAATAAAACTGATGACGATACAG TTTTCGTGCAGTCAGGACGATGCATATCTAGAAACGAGACAAAATATCATGGCTGTGGATTTTTGATACAAAATACAGAAAAGTCATTAATGTATAAATGTGAATATTATGAATGCGACTCCGGAACAAATTGCAATCGAAGGATTTTGAATGATATACATTCAA ATTATTACTTCCCAGCGTCCTGCTATTTGGGAGATCGGGTTTTCAGTGAAAACAGAACCATAAAATACTCTGACAATTTTGTTGATCGGATCAGTTGCCAAACTGGTGACTTTTGTGGAACGTTTCAATATCTAAACCACACCAATGATG AAACATTCTTCGTCCAACAATCACGTTGCATCCCTTGGTCTGAATTATCTTCTGAGCAGAATTGTGCGAGTCTTCGCAACGAAAAGGAATCGTTGCCTGGTGATGTTGGATATTGCAGATTTCGATCTTGTTTCGGTGTTTCAGGGGCATGTAACCTCGTCGATTTCGTCGTAGACCCAGACCCTTGCCCCTCACTGGAGCCTGGTG ATTTTCCATTGCTGCCTGGTTGTTCGATGAAAACCGCCTGGAACTTAGTCACAAATTGTATTAACGAAACATTTGGGAACTCATTAAACAAATCTGATATTTGCAGAAG AACAGACATTGACAGCAGGGATCTAAGACGTTTAAGTACTTGCGTCCATTTGGCTTTTCATAGTTGTCTTCAACCAGCCTGTCCATCTGTATTGGAAGCACATCCACGTTTAACAGAGATTGTCCAG GTTTTAGAACAGGCGTTTAACGACCTTTTGTACATTTGGTCAAATGTCACAGCTCTCATTCGTCAGGAGACTAAACTAGACTTAGAACCTTACACCAGAGATATCTGTGAATTTGTTTTAACTGATCCGGATCAAAtccttgttttgtttgatgatGTTTGTGACGACACCACACTCAAAGATCTCATTAAATGGGGCCAAGAAGTGGTTGAAGAAACGCAAAAAGCGACCAATTACACGGATATATGCGC GGCTTTCAAGATTTTTGACGCACGACTTCTCGATGCCGCCAATTACCGTTGTGACTTGGACAGAATTAGCGACGTCCTTCAACCGATTGCATCCGGTTTCGGTGAGATCATTGAGAACGGAATTAAATTGTTCATCGAAACTCAACCAAGTCACAAAGCTCTAGAATGTGAag AAGTAGAAAGTCCATTAAACTGCCATCAAGGCTACAATGCATTCAGTGCTGATAAGTCAAGGTTTTACGAAGGCAATCTCACGGTGCGTGCATGCAAGCCCAAGCAACTATGCGGCCTGACTGGTTTTATCAACAACAGCGAACCCTCTAAACCAG TTTTCTTGGAGGTAGGAGAATGTGTTCTACTCGATGAAGTGAACTATTACAACTGCGATCGATCTCGTGAATTGTTCAATCTCAGTGATGAAAGTTTTCTTAATTGCACTTTTATTACTTGCAATAGCACCAGATGTACTGCAAGCAAGCTCACTCCAAGACCTTCACCCACCCAGAATG TATCAACGCCAGTATCTCCACCAGTATCAACACCAGTATCTCCACCAGTATCTCTACCAGTATCTCCACCAGTATCAACACCAGTATCTCCACCAGTATCTCCACCAGTATCTCCACCTGTATCAACACCAGTATCTCCACCAGTATCTCCACCAGTATCAACACCAGTATCTCCACCAGTATCTCCACCAGTATCTCCACCAGTATCAACACCAGTATCTCCACCAGTATCAACACCAGTATCTCCACCAGTATCAACACCAGTATCTCCACCAGTATCTCCACCAGTATCAACACCAGTATCTCCACCAATATCTCCATCAATATCTCCACCTGTATCAACACCAGTATCTCCACCAGTATCTCCACCAGTATCTTCACCAGTATCTCCACCAGTATCTCCACCTGACTGCTACCAGTTGTATCATTCGACCAGCGCTTGTGGTCAGAGAAAGGCGTGGGTCTGTGACTATGTACAATGGAAATACCAAATCATAACCGACTGGCTTCCAAGATTCCGGGCTTACAG TGAAAAGAACGGTATCTATACGGGGTATCTCCCAGGATGTCCAGCAGATTATCCAGACATGTGCACCAACTATGATCAGAGGAGATGCGCGGAGAGACTTGGATGCCGGGCGTGCTTCTGTGCTGACAACTTATACAAAG ACTTGGGCAGCCTCATCTACAGGTGGAGAAACAATTATTACTCTTGGCAGCAGATTATGACGCGTTACAAATACGCTTTAGCACAAACTGAAGGGGAGAACACAGACGAACAGTGCTAG
- the LOC143445468 gene encoding uncharacterized protein LOC143445468, whose protein sequence is MSIHHIVYMMLKIIAMLLLSACRMTTVNGDATGLYCHVGETIVSAMNITVEASNEMVSESCGGTDFVCGSYLYFNKTRNDTVFVLSGRCISRNETKYQGCGFLQQNTANSWIYGCEYYQCEHSNNCNSGLLENYSYLYFPAYCSLGNRVFNENKTLQISNNLSESYLNKCQIGDVCGTFQYFNHTDSGTFFVQQAQCIPGHRIPYEWNCASLREEDVSSSGEVGYCKFQSCVGESVQCNNFDLDFGRRTCLSLETDDFPLLPGCTAATAWNSVVNCFKVEFGDALNSSDICRLMPDSRDFNDLERCIGRSMSECILPACPSVLGTHPRLTELFRVLEIISDPFHFSWSEFTENILQETTIDIKPYTREICEFFLTDVDQILILFDDICDDTIIDDLIKWGVEVIASIQNATNYPDIRQAFEMFDTQLQNATKTRCSLDRISEVFEPILPGFSYSIENLITLFIEAEPAFGVLMNESSTPVSPSVSTPVSPSISPSISPSISPSMSPTMSPTMSPTMSPSMSLPVSPPDCYQFYHSTSACGQRKAWMCDYVQWKYQIITDWLPRFRAYSESNQIATEDVPLCPPIHSGTCINDDQIQCIEKSGCQLCFCADNLYKDLANLSQMWRDDYDTWQQIMSRYKYALDMYDAGNSQQC, encoded by the exons ATGAGCATACACCACATTGTTTACATGATGCTGAAAATTATAGCCATGTTGTTGCTGTCCGCATGCAGGATGACAACTGTCAATGGAG ATGCCACTGGCCTGTACTGTCATGTTGGAGAGACGATTGTTTCAGCGATGAACATCACCGTGGAAGCTTCGAATGAAATGGTTTCTGAAAGCTGCGGAGGAACTGACTTCGTTTGCGGCAGTTATTTGTACTTTAACAAAACTCGTAACGATACAG TTTTCGTTCTGTCAGGACGCTGCATAAGCAGGAACGAGACAAAATATCAGGGCTGTGGGTTTTTGCAACAGAATACTGCAAACTCATGGATTTACGGTTGCGAATATTATCAATGCGAACACAGCAACAACTGCAACTCTGGCCTTCTGGAAAATTATTCat ATTTATACTTTCCTGCCTATTGTTCTTTGGGAAATCGAgtttttaacgaaaacaaaactcttcaaATATCCAATAATTTATCGGAATCTTATCTGAATAAATGCCAAATCGGTGATGTTTGTGGAACCTTCCAGTACTTCAACCACACCGACAGTG gAACATTTTTCGTCCAACAGGCTCAATGTATACCTGGGCACAGGATACCTTATGAGTGGAATTGTGCGAGTTTACGCGAAGAAGATGTATCCTCATCCGGTGAAGTTGGTTACTGCAAATTCCAATCTTGTGTTGGCGAATCAGTGCAATGCAATAACTTTGATCTCGACTTTGGTCGACGCACGTGCTTGTCTCTGGAAACAGACG ATTTTCCGCTACTTCCTGGCTGCACTGCTGCGACGGCTTGGAACTCTGTTGTGAACTGTTTTAAAGTGGAGTTTGGAGACGCATTAAACAGCTCTGATATTTGCAG ATTAATGCCAGATAGCCGGGATTTTAATGACTTAGAAAGGTGCATTGGTCGTTCTATGAGCGAATGCATTCTTCCCGCCTGTCCTTCAGTACTCGGTACACATCCGCGGTTAACCGAACTTTTCCGG GTTTTAGAAATTATTTCCGATCCATTTCATTTTTCCTGGTCGGAATTTACGGAAAACATCCTTCAAGAGACCACAATAGACATCAAACCTTACACCAGAGAAAtctgtgaattttttttaactgatgTGGATCAAATTCTGATCTTATTTGATGATATTTGTGACGACACAATTATAGATGACCTTATAAAATGGGGTGTAGAAGTGATTGCTTCGATCCAAAATGCTACGAATTACCCGGATATACGCCA GGCTTTCGAAATGTTCGACACACAACTTCAAAATGCGACAAAAACGCGATGCAGCTTGGACAGAATCAGCGAAGTCTTTGAACCAATTTTACCTGGGTTTAGTTACTCCATTGAAAACCTAATTACACTGTTCATTGAAGCTGAACCGGCTTTCGGAGTCTTGATGAATGAAT CATCAACACCAGTATCTCCATCAGTATCAACACCAGTGTCTCCATCAATATCTCCATCAATATCTCCATCAATATCTCCATCAATGTCTCCAACAATGTCTCCAACAATGTCTCCAACAATGTCTCCATCAATGTCTCTTCCAGTATCTCCACCTGACTGCTACCAGTTCTATCATTCCACCAGTGCATGTGGTCAGAGAAAGGCGTGGATGTGTGACTATGTACAATGGAAATACCAAATCATAACCGACTGGCTTCCAAGATTCCGGGCTTACAG CGAAAGCAACCAAATCGCTACCGAAGATGTTCCGCTTTGCCCGCCAATCCACTCTGGTACGTGCATCAATGACGATCAGATCCAATGCATTGAGAAAAGTGGATGCCAACTGTGCTTCTGTGCTGATAACTTGTACAAAG ATTTGGCCAACTTAAGCCAAATGTGGAGAGACGATTACGACACCTGGCAGCAAATAATGAGTCGTTACAAATATGCTTTGGATATGTATGATGCTGGAAACAGCCAGCAGTGTTGA
- the LOC143446097 gene encoding carbohydrate sulfotransferase 8-like gives MVAFYKKKKLCFLVTCVMVVAMTSVCNLRSRNNREKRSEVEKEQEIKETIKIHCTPSYEDTFGSRSLEIQERCKNRSQKVGSILSNTFKYNDDLKVVMCEVPKVASTTWQILLLRLGGFQANITKEFLKKWAYSKIPNKQFKQLQNQTEALFRMTNYTTFFLTRHPFERLVSAYFDKLSNRSSYQFYKNEVGKRIAKSQANEHLHGLHSSIDPVTISRVDLEKREDFNNLTTQQKREVIEYIRVMKSGEISFPQFVKFLVQQKLKNRAGDMDIHWRPQVQLCKPCAFNYNFILRFENITYESNKLLDYIQKQNPSLTSHKITFPGKDRPFVKNEETTQLFKQISENDVQALREIYADDFFILNHDPYLYGWV, from the exons ATGgtggctttttacaaaaaaaagaaattgtgtTTCCTTGTTACTTGCGTAATGGTCGTGGCAATGACGAGCGTTTGTAATCTGAGAAGCAGAAATAACAGAGAGAAGAGAAGTGAAGTTGAAAAAGAGCAGGAAATAAAGGAAACTATAAAAA TTCACTGCACCCCTTCTTATGAGGACACTTTTGGCAGTAGATCACTTGAAATCCAGGAAAGGTGCAAGAACCGATCTCAAAAAGTTGGAAGTATTCTCTCAAATACATTCAAGTACAACGATGACCTCAAAGTAGTCATGTGTGAAGTACCTAAG GTGGCAAGCACAACTTGGCAAATATTATTACTCCGTCTTGGTGGATTCCAAGCAAATATCACAAAAGAGTTTCTTAAGAAATGGGCCTATTCGAAAATTCCAAACAAGCAATTTAAGCA attGCAAAATCAAACAGAAGCACTTTTTCGTATGACCAACTATACAACTTTCTTTCTAACCCGACATCCCTTCGAGAGACTTGTGTCCGCTTACTTTGATAAGTTGTCAAATCGAAGCTCGTAtcagttttacaaaaatgagGTTGGGAAGAGGATTGCAAAATCTCAAGCAAATGAGCATCTGCATGGACTGCATTCCAG TATAGATCCTGTCACAATCTCACGAGTTGACTTGGAAAAACGTGAAGATTTTAACAATTTGACAACCCAACAAAAGCGGGAAGTGATCGAATATATTCGTGTCATGAAATCTGGTGAAATTTCCTTTCCTCAATTTGTCAA GTTTTTGGTTCaacaaaagctgaaaaatagGGCAGGCGACATGGATATCCACTGGCGACCGCAAGTACAACTCTGTAAACCTTGTGCGTTCAACTATAATTTCATTCTTCGCTTTGAGAACATCACCTATGAGTCCAACAAACTACTAGACTACATTCAGAAACAAAATCCCAGTCTAACTTCGCATAAGATAACTTTTCCCGGAAAGGATCGACCGTTCGTTAAAAACGAAGAAACCACTCAACTATTTAAACAGATTTCCGAAAATGATGTTCAAGCTTTGAGAGAAATTTATGCGGACGACTTCTTTATTCTAAATCATGACCCATATTTATATGGTTGGGTTTAG
- the LOC143447127 gene encoding uncharacterized protein LOC143447127 codes for MMLKIIAMLLLAACRMTTVNGDATGLYCHVGETIVSAMNITVEASNEMVSESCGGTDFVCGSYLYFNKTRNDTVFVLSGRCISRNETKYQGCGFLQQNTANSWIYGCEYYQCEHSNNCNSGLLENYSYLYFPAYCSLGNRVFNENKTLQISNNLSESYLNKCQIGDVCGTFQYFNHTDSGTFFVQQAQCIPGHRIPYEWNCASLREEDVSSSGEVGYCKFQSCVGESVQCNNFDLDFGRRTCLSLETDDFPLLPGCTAATAWNSVVNCFKVEFGDALNSSDICRLMPDSRDFNDLERCIGRSMSECILPACPSVLGTHPRLTELFRVLEIISDPFHFSWSEFTENILQETTIDIKPYTREICEFFLTDVDQILILFDDICDDTIIDDLIKWGVEVIASIQNATNYPDIRQAFEMFDTQLQNATKTRCSLDRISEVFEPILPGFSYSIENLITLFIEAEPAFGVLMNESSTPVSPSVSTPVSPSISPSISPSISPSMSPTMSPTMSPTMSPSMSLPVSPPDCYQFYHSTSACGQRKAWMCDYVQWKYQIITDWLPRFRAYSESNQIATEDVPLCPPIHSGTCINDDQIQCIEKSGCQLCFCADNLYKDLANLSQMWRDDYDTWQQIMSRYKYALDMYDAGNSQQC; via the exons ATGATGCTGAAAATTATAGCCATGTTGTTGCTGGCCGCATGCAGGATGACAACTGTCAATGGAG ATGCCACTGGCCTGTACTGTCATGTTGGAGAGACGATTGTTTCAGCGATGAACATCACCGTGGAAGCTTCGAATGAAATGGTTTCTGAAAGCTGCGGAGGAACTGACTTCGTTTGCGGCAGTTATTTGTACTTTAACAAAACTCGTAACGATACAG TTTTCGTTCTGTCAGGACGCTGCATAAGCAGGAACGAGACAAAATATCAGGGCTGTGGGTTTTTGCAACAGAATACTGCAAACTCATGGATTTACGGTTGCGAATATTATCAATGCGAACACAGCAACAACTGCAACTCTGGCCTTCTGGAAAATTATTCat ATTTATACTTTCCTGCCTATTGTTCTTTGGGAAATCGAgtttttaacgaaaacaaaactcttcaaATATCCAATAATTTATCGGAATCTTATCTGAATAAATGCCAAATCGGTGATGTTTGTGGAACCTTCCAGTACTTCAACCACACCGACAGTG gAACATTTTTCGTCCAACAGGCTCAATGTATACCTGGGCACAGGATACCTTATGAGTGGAATTGTGCGAGTTTACGCGAAGAAGATGTATCCTCATCCGGTGAAGTTGGTTACTGCAAATTCCAATCTTGTGTTGGCGAATCAGTGCAATGCAATAACTTTGATCTCGACTTTGGTCGACGCACGTGCTTGTCTCTGGAAACAGACG ATTTTCCGCTACTTCCTGGCTGCACTGCTGCGACGGCTTGGAACTCTGTTGTGAACTGTTTTAAAGTGGAGTTTGGAGACGCATTAAACAGCTCTGATATTTGCAG ATTAATGCCAGATAGCCGGGATTTTAATGACTTAGAAAGGTGCATTGGTCGTTCTATGAGCGAATGCATTCTTCCCGCCTGTCCTTCAGTACTCGGTACACATCCGCGGTTAACCGAACTTTTCCGG GTTTTAGAAATTATTTCCGATCCATTTCATTTTTCCTGGTCGGAATTTACGGAAAACATCCTTCAAGAGACCACAATAGACATCAAACCTTACACCAGAGAAAtctgtgaattttttttaactgatgTGGATCAAATTCTGATCTTATTTGATGATATTTGTGACGACACAATTATAGATGACCTTATAAAATGGGGTGTAGAAGTGATTGCTTCGATCCAAAATGCTACGAATTACCCGGATATACGCCA GGCTTTCGAAATGTTCGACACACAACTTCAAAATGCGACAAAAACGCGATGCAGCTTGGACAGAATCAGCGAAGTCTTTGAACCAATTTTACCTGGGTTTAGTTACTCCATTGAAAACCTAATTACACTGTTCATTGAAGCTGAACCGGCTTTCGGAGTCTTGATGAATGAAT CATCAACACCAGTATCTCCATCAGTATCAACACCAGTGTCTCCATCAATATCTCCATCAATATCTCCATCAATATCTCCATCAATGTCTCCAACAATGTCTCCAACAATGTCTCCAACAATGTCTCCATCAATGTCTCTTCCAGTATCTCCACCTGACTGCTACCAGTTCTATCATTCCACCAGTGCATGTGGTCAGAGAAAGGCGTGGATGTGTGACTATGTACAATGGAAATACCAAATCATAACCGACTGGCTTCCAAGATTCCGGGCTTACAG CGAAAGCAACCAAATCGCTACCGAAGATGTTCCGCTTTGCCCGCCAATCCACTCTGGTACGTGCATCAATGACGATCAGATCCAATGCATTGAGAAAAGTGGATGCCAACTGTGCTTCTGTGCTGATAACTTGTACAAAG ATTTGGCCAACTTAAGCCAAATGTGGAGAGACGATTACGACACCTGGCAGCAAATAATGAGTCGTTACAAATATGCTTTGGATATGTATGATGCTGGAAACAGCCAGCAGTGTTGA